A genome region from Cervus canadensis isolate Bull #8, Minnesota chromosome 10, ASM1932006v1, whole genome shotgun sequence includes the following:
- the INSM1 gene encoding insulinoma-associated protein 1: MPRGFLVKRSKKSTPVSYRIRGGEDGDRALLLSPGCGGARASPPAPGPGQGPLQPPPPTERAHAALAAALACAPGPPPPPPGLRAAHFGNPEAAHPAPLYSPTRPVSREHEKHKYFERSFNLGSPVSAESFPTPAALLVGGGGGGGGANGAGGGGTCSGDPLLFAPAELKMGTAFSAGAEAARGPGPGPPLPPAAGLRPPGKRPSPPAAAAAAAAEPPAKVAKAPGSKKPKAIRKLHFEDEVTTSPVLGLKIKEGPVEAPRGRAGGAARPLGEFICQLCKEEYADPFALAQHKCSRIVRVEYRCPECAKVFSCPANLASHRRWHKPRPAPAASRACEPETPARAEAREATGGGSSDRDTPSPGGVSESGSEDGLYECHHCAKKFRRQAYLRKHLLAHHQALQAKGAPPPAPPAEDLLALYPGPDEKVPQEAAGDGEAAGVLGLSASAECHLCPVCGETFPSKGAQERHLRLLHAAQVFPCKYCPATFYSSPGLTRHINKCHPSENRQVILLQVPVRPAC; this comes from the coding sequence ATGCCCCGCGGCTTCCTGGTGAAGCGCAGCAAGAAGTCCACGCCGGTGTCCTACCGGATCCGCGGTGGCGAGGACGGCGATCGCGCGCTGCTGCTGTCGCCGGGCTGCGGGGGCGCCCGCGCCTCGCCCCCGGCGCCCGGCCCCGGGCAGGGCCCGCTGCAGCCGCCACCGCCGACCGAGCGCGCCCATGCGGCGCTCGCCGCCGCGCTCGCCTGCGCGCCGGGCCCGCCGCCACCTCCGCCAGGGCTGCGGGCCGCGCACTTCGGCAACCCCGAGGCCGCGCACCCGGCGCCGCTCTACAGCCCCACGCGGCCCGTGAGCCGCGAGCACGAGAAGCACAAGTACTTCGAGCGCAGCTTCAACCTCGGCTCGCCCGTCTCGGCCGAGTCCTTCCCCACGCCCGCCGCGCTGCTcgtgggcggcggcggcggcggcggaggggcCAACGGCGCCGGAGGCGGTGGCACCTGCAGCGGAGACCCGCTGCTCTTCGCGCCCGCCGAGCTCAAGATGGGCACGGCTTTTTCGGCGGGGGCCGAGGCGGCCCGCGGCCCGGGGCCTGGTCCCCCACTGCCCCCCGCCGCCGGCTTGAGGCCCCCGGGCAAGCGGCCTTCGCCccccgccgccgcggccgccgcggcCGCAGAGCCGCCCGCCAAGGTAGCCAAGGCCCCGGGTTCCAAGAAGCCCAAAGCCATCCGCAAGCTGCACTTCGAGGACGAGGTGACCACGTCGCCCGTGCTGGGGCTCAAGATCAAGGAGGGTCCTGTGGAGGCGCCGCGAGGCCGCGCGGGGGGTGCGGCGCGGCCGCTGGGCGAGTTCATCTGCCAGCTCTGCAAAGAGGAGTACGCCGACCCCTTCGCGCTGGCGCAGCACAAGTGCTCGCGCATCGTGCGCGTGGAGTACCGCTGCCCCGAGTGCGCCAAGGTCTTCAGCTGCCCGGCCAACCTGGCCTCGCATCGCCGCTGGCACAAACCGCGGCCTGCGCCCGCCGCCTCCCGCGCGTGCGAGCCCGAAACCCCTGCCCGGGCTGAGGCGCGGGAGGCGACGGGCGGCGGTAGCAGCGACCGCGACACGCCGAGCCCGGGCGGCGTGTCCGAATCGGGCTCCGAGGACGGGCTCTACGAGTGCCACCACTGCGCCAAGAAGTTCCGCCGCCAGGCCTATCTGCGCAAGCACCTGCTGGCGCACCACCAGGCGCTGCAGGCCAAGGGCGCGCCGCCGCCGGCGCCCCCGGCAGAGGACCTACTGGCCTTGTACCCCGGGCCCGACGAAAAGGTGCCCCAGGAGGCGGCCGGCGACGGCGAGGCGGCCGGCGTGCTGGGCCTGAGTGCGTCCGCCGAGTGCCACCTGTGCCCGGTGTGCGGGGAGACGTTCCCCAGCAAGGGCGCCCAGGAGCGCCACCTGCGCCTGCTGCACGCCGCCCAGGTGTTCCCCTGCAAGTACTGCCCGGCCACCTTCTACAGCTCGCCCGGCCTCACGAGGCACATCAACAAGTGCCATCCGTCCGAGAACAGACAGGTGATCCTCCTGCAGGTGCCCGTGCGTCCGGCCTGCTAG